AGCGATGGGGTTGAAGCTGTTTGCCCCCAGCTCTCCAGCCGCGGCTGTAACCGCGGTGCTGCCGCCGGAGGGCGTCGATTCGGGCTCGATCATCAAGGAGTTGAAGAGCCGTTTTGCCGCGGTCATCACCAATGGACAGGGCGAGATGAAGGGCAAGATCTTCCGCATTGCGCATCTCGGATTCTTCGACTACATGGACACCATCTCGCTCGTCGGGGCATTGGAACAGGTGGCTGTCGATCCTCTCAAACTGCCGGGATTTGAATTTGGCAAGGCGCTTGTTGCCGCGCAGAAGGTGTACGCCTCGCGCAAGTAGCCATGGTTGAAGCTGCGGACGGCGAAAAGCTGTCCGCAGCTTCAGCAACAGGCAGTTCGTCCGCGGTTCTTGTTTTGGTCATCAGACGCAGCTAAGAAAGCATAGGGAGACAAATGAAGATTGTTCTGGCGGAAAAGGTTTCATCCGCAACGGTGGACGTGTTCGCCGCTGAAGCTGGCTGGCAGGTTGTGACTCACGATCAGATTCAGAACGGACTGGCGGCGGAGATCGCCGACGCCGATGCGCTGGTTGTTCGTTCGGCGGTGCAGGTGGATGATGCGCTGATGGCAGCCGCACCCAAGCTTCGCGTGATTGGACGCGCGGGCGTGGGAGTAGACAATATCGATGCCGAAGCGGCCACCCGGCGCGGCATCATTGTGATGAACACTCCGGGCGCGAATGCGGTTGCTGTGGCGGAGTTGACGATTGGCCTGATGCTGGCGCTGGGACGCAAGCTGCCGCAGGCGAACTCGAGCATGCACGCCGGCAAGTGGGAAAAGAAGTCGTTGCAGGGCGTGGAGCTTCGCGGCAAGAAGCTGGGCATTCTCGGGCTGGGCCGGATCGGTCTGGAAGTAGCGCGGCGGGCTCGCGTGTTTGGCATGGAGATCATCGGCCACGATCCTTACGTGTCGGCTGCGATTGCGCGGGAAAATGGAATCCGCCTGGCGACGGCTGAAGAGATGTTTCGCGAGGTGGACTACCTGACGCTCCATGTCGGGCTGACGCCGCAGACAACCGGCATTATCAATCAGAAGACGCTGGCCACGATGAAGAAGGGCGTGCGGATCATCAACTGCGCGCGCGGCGAGCTGGTGGTGGAAGCCGATCTGGCCGAGGCACTGAAGAGCGGCCATGTGGCAGGCGCAGCTCTGGATGTCTTCACGAAGGAACCGCTGAAGGATTCGCCTTTCTTCGCGCTGGACAACGTTATTCTGACGCCGCACGTCGCCGGTTCCACGGCGGAGGCGCAGGAGGCGGTCGGGGTGCAGATCGCGCTGCAGGTGCGGGAGTATCTCAAGTTTGGTGTGGTGCAGAACGCGGTGAACATGACGTCGCTCACCCACGAGGAGTATCAGCAGCTTGCTCCTTACATGAACGTGGCGGAGCGGCTGGGCCAGTTCCTCGCCGAGTCGGTCGCCGGCAACCTGGAGAGCATCCACTTGACCTATAC
This Acidisarcina sp. DNA region includes the following protein-coding sequences:
- the serA gene encoding phosphoglycerate dehydrogenase; the protein is MKIVLAEKVSSATVDVFAAEAGWQVVTHDQIQNGLAAEIADADALVVRSAVQVDDALMAAAPKLRVIGRAGVGVDNIDAEAATRRGIIVMNTPGANAVAVAELTIGLMLALGRKLPQANSSMHAGKWEKKSLQGVELRGKKLGILGLGRIGLEVARRARVFGMEIIGHDPYVSAAIARENGIRLATAEEMFREVDYLTLHVGLTPQTTGIINQKTLATMKKGVRIINCARGELVVEADLAEALKSGHVAGAALDVFTKEPLKDSPFFALDNVILTPHVAGSTAEAQEAVGVQIALQVREYLKFGVVQNAVNMTSLTHEEYQQLAPYMNVAERLGQFLAESVAGNLESIHLTYTGRLADAKTELVRNSAIKGVLGHSESVNRINAASVAEERGIRIHEEKEEAVSGGAGSVLTIELHARSGESKASATVLHGKYPRLLSCDGIDVEAPLEGTLIYMRNRDVPGVIGRIGTILGEHKVNIANFALGRSEKSADGKPVIALAVVQVDGPVTQALLDALLAVDAITEARFVRLGDA